From the genome of Nicotiana sylvestris chromosome 1, ASM39365v2, whole genome shotgun sequence:
TGTCATTTCAGTCTATTTTGTTTAAAAGCATGTTCCAAACACACATCAGGCCATAGGTTGATTATTCAATAGTTTAAATTATTTCAGTTAACAAATTGCTTATCTAATTTCGTAAGAATAAGTTCAATTGGTTAATTTCAGTATCTAAGTGGTCTAGgataaaaaatcagatttttcaggTTCATTCATTCCAATAGAATATCACtttaaattggtagaaatttgttAACAAAAATGACACCATTTTTAGTTTGGCAAATTATGAATATGTATAGAAACCAGTAACTATGTCCAATTTGAAGTAGTATGGCCCAGGTCCGGTTTTACCCCTTATATGTCGGACATGGGCCCATAGCTGTCAAATAGATTGCTCTTACTACGTTCATTTTAGATTTAACGAATCATGTTTGAAACTCAACTATAGTAACTcgtaagtatgtaaataaagtaggatctTTTTCTTCATTTACTTTAGAGATaaacgaaatagaaaacatagtcattataggacgacctttaaaataaaaatgagatgagcctcgccgaataaactataaattgcggggccctcaataaatattgtacTAATTTTTAGACTTGGGATGGGCTGTTtaagtgaatttcacggcctttcccaaaataataacgcattAGTCTCTTTAGGGCACGCCTTTAAATTTATCTTctcaaactcgggtgcacatttatgtgacccaaatccaaatctcaacggagtcgaaatgtgtcgataaccatgggtacattgactgtgacgtggttcgagatacgttttcataacgttgcaattctccgtaaaataataacaataataataaaattgataaaagcggttcaaagttaaaatttgtacatagactcataattgttaaaatcagataatttacgCCAAaaatgacagttgagcgaccgtgctagaaccacggaactcgggaatgcctaacaccttctcccgggttaacacaatttcttactcggatttctggtgcgcgaactgtaatacagagtcattcttttcctcgattcggaattcaaccggtgacttgggacaccacaaatctcccaagtggtgactctgaatctttaaataaaattccgtttcgattgtcctttaattggaaaaacttcctttacGCCCCTTagcgggggtgtaggtgaaaaaggaggtgtgacagtgtagAAGCTATATATGGTCTGGTACTAATACTATTACCAGAAAGAGCTATGTGGCATGGGAAAAAATGTGTACTCCAAAGTCGACTGGAGATATGAATATCATTAACTTGCTGATCTGGAACAAAGCTGCAATTGCTAAGGTATGCTGGGATTTAGCTCATAAAGAAGACAAGTTGTGGATTAGGTGGATCAATGCCTACTACATCAAACATCAACAGATTCAAACTATGCCTATCCCAAAGCAAgctagttggatggttcgaagaaTAATTGCTGCCAGAGATGTCCTACAACAAACTCAGTGCTCAAGAGGTGACAAAGAGACTATCAAACATATATATCTGCAACTACTTGGAGACTTACCAAGAATGAGTTGGAAGAGCTTAGTATTTCAGAATTCTGCTAGACCAAAGGCTATCTTCAGCTTATGGTTAATGTTACATGGAAGATTGCCTACCAGAGATAGAATAGCAAAGTGGGGAGTGACCATTGATCAAAGCTGTGTCTTATGTTAGGGACAACTAGAAACAAGAGATCATCTGTTTCTGCATTGTCCTTATACAACAGAGCTATGAAGTAGAATATGAAAATGGATACAGGAGGATCAAGGAAGCTACAACAATTGACAACATCATCTGCAATGGATCATCAAGAAAGCAAAAAGGAAATCCAAACATGCCAGTATTTGCAGATTGGTATTCACAGAAACATCCTATGCAATATGGCTGGAAAGAAATAATTGTATTTTGAAAAAAGATATCGTCAATGTGATAGTATAGTTCGAGAGATAGCCTATATTTGTAATATTAGAGTGGAACCTAAAGCTAGAAGTCAATTACACAATTACTTATTAGTATAGAGAGTAGCAGCTTGTATAGTCCTTTGAAGTAGATTAAGGATACTATGTTTTAGTTGAGATAATCAGTAGAGTTTGATGCTGATTATAGTTTTGTAATGATCTCACCTTGGTGATTaatataaaagaaattaattaccatatatatatatatatatatatatatatatatatatatatatatatatatatatatatatagatagatagatatttTGAGTATtagttatttatttgttttattttatcatttaaattaatTCAATGTATAAATTCTCTCACACTATCTTTACCCccctatttttaaattatttaccCTAGTAAGTatgatattttatttaatttttttatttagtgttttattcaataatagacaaaaataaaagtgCATATGATCAAACTATATAGTACTTCACCAAAATATTATggtatttttattattaaacttctagttattattatttttgttgaagCTTGTAgcctttaaaaaaattatttttattgtatacttgtttaaaattcagAAAACTTAGTCTAAAATAGTTACTTTGGATTATCcattatgaaataaataaattattgaaTATATCTACATTCTGAACTTTAGgttaaaaccttaaaatatatTCTTCAACTCATTAAAAAatattgaatttttaaaataaaataaaattgcacATTAGATTACAGTAGGATATATTCTTCTCACTCGATATTAGAAAAGGAATCCAAATATTATTGATATCAAAATTCTTTACTTTCCAAATAAAAAATTTCAGTTAGAAAATATTAGTATAGTGATtgaactttattttttttaaaaaaaattcttatttcaATTTAATTTCAATAAATGGAATTCCATATATAGTTCTTATGTGATATTTCCTTATTTCATGACAATCTCCTACAAACTCTTTAAGATTGTCAAGTGGCTTTATTGTAGCTTGACACTTgacttaaccacaatgcaaactttcttgctttaatatatatatagatttcaaaatgaattttttttgacTTTGCATTATGAATAATTCCAACACTGACAAATACATTGCATTTATAAAATAACCAGTTAAAATTTGGAACAGAGAGATGTCCTCATTTTTGAACTATTAATAAAGTGAAACAAAAAAAGGAATTAAAATATTAGATAATCTATCACGTAAAGATTAAGGAAGGGAATGATAATTTAAAGGGAAAGTATGCATTGTTAAGGATAGGAAAGGAAATATGCCTAGAGTTTTAAtttgaaaggggggggggggattttctTCCTTTGTTTAGGCACTTACTTAACGACGATTAATTAGTATAGAATTTTATCTCAAATTGCTTAATTGTAGCGTTAAAAACACTTATATCGGTAAGTTTTTCCCATACTTGCGTGCGATATAATTTCCTGACTTGAATCGGTATTACTATAATCATAACAAACCTAGCTTATATGAGTGGCTGAAATTGATGTCTTCCAAATCAAGCATCCATTTATTCAATAATctgcaaagaaaaagaaagacaagtGCCGGCTCACTTTCGATTTATTCATTTTggataataaaataaaatcaattatgtGGGGACCTCACTCGTACTTATGCAAAAATGGTAAAGAACTAAAATGAAGTTGTACCTTCCCGTTAATTCAGCCACATGATAGGATATGGACCGAATCACTCGACCCCTCtttcttaaaaaaattaaaatggacAAGAAATTGGATCTTGATTAAGGATGACTTATTTAGCCCTCGTTTGTCTATGAAATTTTGTAactttttgaaaaaaattcaaaaatgagtatttcaaaattttaatttttttcactCACAAAACTGCAATGttttttcaagtaaaatgcatgtctaaacataattttaaattttaaatattatttttcaatttaACTCTAAATActagttttttcaaaaattatagtaatttttatgtccaaacgcctacttaatAATTCCACCCGAAAGTTGTTGCTTTCCTCCAAAGGTTACATATACTGTATATACCATGAGAATTCTGCAGGCAtgctttattttaataattatatgaCGTCAGAAACCACCCACATGGTTGGTGTATGGTTTTAATCTGAGAACTTTCTAGAGTTTCATTTTGTGGTTTTTATTTTCACTAACCATTTTGCACCACACATTTGCTTGTAATGAGATCGACTGCACAATGTGTTAATTAATTTAGAAGGCACCTTAGTAAATCAGAAATCTCAATCAGAGTAAAAAACCTTTTGTAAAATTAAATTAACTCGAACActaacaatattaaaaaaaaaaacaataaaggaTTCAATTGACAAAAATGTGCTTGTTAACATCATGCATGTCACACTTTGTTGTACAGTTGGATCCGATTAGCACTCGATTTTTTAATTATAATTTTTCCACTAATGGGATCCTTTTCCATTTGTTGAcggaggacaaaagaaaaagcaaccaaaaaggaaatgaaatgagaAGAAGTAATATCCATGGAAGCAATATTGTAGAATGACAAGTTTTGTATTCGTGAACGAGTTCTACATGCTTTAGCTTTATGTACTTTCGACGTTTTCGAAGTCTACGAATCAGCTACAATATTTTCAGACGTAACGTTTGAAATATCCATGGAAGCAAATAGATTGACTTTTATGGTTGAAATATCTTCTTTTATATCAGAAATATTTTCAGACGTaacgtttttatttttagttgtTGACCAAACTTTTGCAGCAATTGATGTTGGCAAAGAGAGTCTTCACTGTTAAAAATATAAAGATTCCTTTTCTTTGATTAGCTACTTTAGTCTGAATTCATCGGATCAATTGATTTTATGGCTCTTTACAAACTTAGTTTTAATTTTATGATCCTATTTTTTTTTATAcatgaaaaatttatttttacacaTATTAAATCTGTGTTTTACACATAAAATATGTAAAAAAGATCGTTTTCTTAAATTATAAATTGTAAAGGCACATGATGAATAAATAGCAGGAACTCATCCATCTACAAATTTTTGCAATTTCCACAAAAAACAATGTGAAAAAGTAATTAACTTTGGGGTTCTTCTAAAGGATCTTTACGCAAATAACCGAATAGATTCATTGTTTACTTTTATTATGTATACACTATATAATTATTATACATGTACTATACTTATTTTATACCTCCAAAAGTTATTTTTAATTGAAGAGGTTGGGTTGACAACTATTTAGGTTAATTGACTTTTTAGGAATTCACCCTTTTTTAGCTTCAATCTCAAAAGGTAAATagaaaaacagaaagaataaAATCATTTTGATTGTACAAGTGCTAATTATTCTTTTAGTAAACAATAAATTCTAAGATTAATAGAATCGTTATATGCACGCCATTGTATGCGAAATTCAtgtgaaagaaaaaagagagcaaaaaaccAATGGCTAAATTCGTTATTTTGAAAAAACCATCGCACAAGTGCCAACTTAATTGTGGTCACTTTCAACTCGTGGAGATACCCAACAAGCTTCAGCCACGTCAAGTCAATGACACTCTAATTACAAATGCCTCTTTTTAATTCGTCCACGTCATCGAACGTAGACACGTCGGACTAAGACCAAACGCTGCCCTACGTATCTACCAAAATCCTCTCGCCAGTATAAAAGAGCATTCATCAGAGATCTTTTAGAGTCAGTATTTCGATCTCACAACAGTGGCCATGGCTACTCAACGAAGGGCAAACCCTAGCTCTCTCCATCTAATTACTGTATTCTCTCTGCTTGTCGCTGTCGTCTCCGCCGAGGTCTTCTTCGAGGAGAGTTTCAACGGTAATTTTCTTCATTCTCTCTCTTTTCGTCACTTTAATTGATCGCTATCATTTGAATGAATTTTGGTACTACATTTGATTTGGAGGGTGAAAATCCGAATTTAATTGGGGTTTTTAGTGTGATCTGAGAGGAGCTTGAAATTTCGAGGTAGATCTGTGAATTTTAATGTGATAGGAGTAGATCggaatgttttttttttcacGTGTTAAGTTTTTTGCATTTTATATTTGTGATTATTACTTGATTTATTGAATGATACTTAATCTGATTGCTATCGGGTATCTGTAGCTTTTCTCACGgaaatgtacgttgcattttgtGCTTTTGTTCGTCTGGTGGCATGTGATGAAATTGGAAGTTTATTCATGTAAACGAACTAAATTCGTAATTGTTAGATCTCATCCGGTTTTCTGTATTATTAAAAAATCATGGCTTAAAGCTCCGCATAACTAATATTAGATCTTTATATAATGTTATACAGAATAAATATTGGAACACAAACATGATTATTAGTAATAAATGGATCAAATTAATTCTTGACTTTTCTGTATTATAATTAGTGCGCCATATACGGTCTTGACTTTAGTTGGCCAGTCTACTGCATATGGTTGATGTGTATATGTTTGTTGAGTCTGCAATCAAAATAGTTAGCATCAATTAACTAAATGTTTGGCTGAATAGCAATCAATACTTACTGTTCGATCCTGAATACATTTTAGTGTTGCATTAAGTTACTTAATTAGTGTGAAGTCAATGCTTGTATGCTGATATTCTGTGGTCTGCTCTGCTACAATGCAAATTGCCAAGTATAAATGGTTCAAATTATTATTCGATTTTTAGCACTGGGGCTAATAAGGTTTTCTTCTTGAACTTTTAGATGGTTGGGAAAGCAGGTGGGTGAAATCTGAATGGAAGAAAGATGAAAACATGGCTGGAGAGTGGAATCACACATCTGGCAAGTGGAATGGAGACGCTAATGACAAAGGTCCGTGATTTATTCAAACTATAAACCTTTTGATATCTAAATCTAGTTAACAGGAGCTGAATAATGATATATTTAACTAACTCTTATTTGTTTCTGCACTGCGGCAGGTATCCAAACCAGTGAAGACTACAGGTTCTTTGCCATTTCAGCTGAGTTCCCTGAATTTAGCAACAAGGGAAAAAACTTAGTGTTCCAGTTCTCTGTGAAGCATGAGCAGAAGCTTGACTGTGGTGGTGGGTACATGAAGTTGCTTAGTGGGGACGTTGACCAAAAGAAATTCGGTGGTGACACTCCCTACAGGTAACACATCTTATTTTCTTGCTACTTGAAGTATTTTTTTCCTTTGAAAAATGTGTTGTCATTCAGATGAATTTACTTTTTGATATATGTTTTCCATACAGCATCATGTTTGGCCCAGACATCTGTGGCTACAGCACCAAGAAGGTCCATGCTATTCTCACTTATAATGACACAAACCACTTGATCAAGAAGGAAGTACCTTGTGAGACTGATCAACTGACCCATGTCTACACTTTCATCCTCCGCCCTGATGCTACATACAGCATTCTCATTGATAATGTGGAGAAACAGTCTGGTAGCTTGTACTCTGATTGGGACCTTCTCCCACCAAAGACAATCAAGGATCCAAGTGCCAAGAAGGTAATTGACAGTAAATCACATTTTCATGGTCAATTGATGTTTATCTTTTTTGTGGTGTTAATGATCAAGCTACATGTTTATGGCAGCCTGAAGATTGGGATGAGAAGGAATTCATTGATGATCCTGAGGATAAGAAGCCAGAGGTATCCTTCTTAATTTGTTTGTGGGTTTGTCTTTGCCATAATTTGAAATTAGAGGAAGATGACAATCAACAAATTCAATTTCTATAAATGCAGGGCTATGATGACATTCCAGAAGAGATAACTGATCCTGATGCCAAGAAGGTAACCACTAACCAGTTGAGATTTGCTTATACAAGTTTGGAATTAGAGtaaaatattttaatttctgATGGATTTTTATATTTGCAGCCAGAGGACTGGGATGATCAAGAAGATGGTGAATGGACAGCCCCAACCATTCCCAACCCCGAGTACAAGGGCCCATGGAAGCCAAAGGTTTGTGGAGTCAACACATTTAAGCTGAATGACTTATGCCAGAGTATGATACCTAATGCTTAGTCATTCATTTTTTCAGAAAATTAAGAACCCCAACTACAAGGGGAAGTGGAAGGCTCCTTTGATTGACAACCCAGGTTCTTTCAGTTGTCTATACAACATTTGTGTATTTTTTATGAGGAATTTAATATCATAATTGTTAATATCTATGTTTGTTTTAATCTGTAGACTTCAAGGATGACCCAGATCTCTATGTTTTCCCAAATCTGAAGTATGTGGGAGTTGAACTGTGGCAAGTAAGAAAGTTTCCTTTTCTTGTGTTATCTGGCTGTACTCCCAGTAGCAGTTTGATTTACTGTATATGCACTTATTCCTCCATGGCATCTTTTTGACTGGAAGTGTAATATATTTTGCAGGTGAAATCTGGAACCTTGTTTGACAATATTGTCATATGCGACGATCCAGAGTATGCCAAGGCAATTGCTGAAGAAACATGGGGAAAGCAGAAGGATGTATGTAGTTCCCTTACGTGAATCGTAGTAGAAATGTTGAGTCTTAGTATCTTACATTATCTTGATT
Proteins encoded in this window:
- the LOC104249802 gene encoding calreticulin; this translates as MATQRRANPSSLHLITVFSLLVAVVSAEVFFEESFNDGWESRWVKSEWKKDENMAGEWNHTSGKWNGDANDKGIQTSEDYRFFAISAEFPEFSNKGKNLVFQFSVKHEQKLDCGGGYMKLLSGDVDQKKFGGDTPYSIMFGPDICGYSTKKVHAILTYNDTNHLIKKEVPCETDQLTHVYTFILRPDATYSILIDNVEKQSGSLYSDWDLLPPKTIKDPSAKKPEDWDEKEFIDDPEDKKPEGYDDIPEEITDPDAKKPEDWDDQEDGEWTAPTIPNPEYKGPWKPKKIKNPNYKGKWKAPLIDNPDFKDDPDLYVFPNLKYVGVELWQVKSGTLFDNIVICDDPEYAKAIAEETWGKQKDAEKAAFEEAEKKREEEESKAAPADSDAEEDDDADDDSDDADDKSESKDDEAHDEL